ATGTCCAAGAAGAACCTATATATGTTTCACTACAAAGTATCTTTATTAtgttaaaataattaagaatttGATTTAGCAAATCAATTTTCACATTACTGTTGAGTTGAGTTAAAAAGGATTGAGGCTTTAAGTTGCGTCTGTGCTTGGCTTCTTGGTATTACAAGTTCATCAAGATTATGCTGAAACGGGGAGTAGTCTTGCTTTGCAAAAACAGCTTTCATTAGGaaataattgtttttttattGCTTATATGTAATTATGAGAGGCAATCCATATTCATATATTGAATTGTGAGTGAGATTTATATTcaagatattataatttaagaaaaattaatttagacccaaaacattataataaaattattaaaatcaaaacttgtaaatataataataatgttaGGTAGAATTCTTCATCTCAGATTAAGATAGCATGATCCAGTTAAAGAGAACTGGCCCAAGTAAGTTACCCTCCAACTGTGGCCCAGCCCAAACTCTTGTAGAAAGGGAAAAGCAAAACCCTAGATCCGATGGTCCAAAATCCACCAGAAAACaccgtgtatatatatatatataaaccctAATCTTCTCATCTCTCTATCACCTCCCTGCTCTCCGCCTCTCCCTTCTTCCAGCTTCGACACTTACCACACCTCACCCGTTCAAGATGGTGAGTCTTTCTGTCTTCTGTAACTTTCTTAGATCTCTATTAACAACATTGTTTTTTGTATCTCTTACTttgcattttaatgttgatATTGTGCAGCCGTTTAAGAGATACGTGGAGATCGGAAGGGTAGCTCTCGTCAACTATGGCAAAGACTATGGAAAGCTCGTTGTCATCGTCGACGTCATTGACCAGAACCGAGTACGTATATTCTGTGCATTTTTATACGGTAGAAGGGGATATCATAATCTTTATTCTTTTTCAATCATATGGATTTAGCAATCGATCAAAACTTGGATAGATTAATCacctagaatttttttttccttcaattgTTCATTTATCTGATGGAAGCTCTCTATTGATAACTAATTGACTTTATGAAGTGATACAATACCTTGTAGTTTTAATGGGAGACTGCTTGTATTTCTATTGCCTAATCGCATATGGGTGCCTATCTTTGTGTGTTTCCTGCTCATGTTGTGTGCTTGTTtcctatttttgtttttttggttGTCTTCTATTGGCTAGAAACTTTGGCATCAGCATCctgccttttcttttcttgtaagAAGCTAAGAATTATGCTGATGGTGAGGGTGGGAGCCTCTTGCATTGATATGGAGGTGGGTTTTAGGCTTGTATCCAGAAGAAAGAGAAGCATGTCGAACCTTTGGGATCTGTTGTGAATGATGTGCCCGCATTTAACATTGTTGGCATGTGATGCCTTTTATATGTATATTTGATGTTCACTTACCGAAAATGGGTCATGGTtgtcttaaaaaaattattggttGTTTCTCCTCTTTGACAGGCTCTAGTTGATGCTCCTGATATGGTCAGGAGCCAGATGAATTTCAAAAGGCTTTCACTCACTGATATCAAGATAGACATTAATCGGGTccccaaaaagaaaaatttgaTTGAGGCTATGGAGAAGGCTGGTAAGGACAATTATTGCTTGCACAAATCTACATTTGCTTTCTGCTCTCAATGCCCGTGCTTTATTGAATTCTATATCCTTTGTTGACAGATGTGAAGAACAAGTGGGAGAATAGCTCATGGGGCAGAAAGCTTATTGTCCAGAAGAGAAGGGGTGCTTTGAATGACTTTGATAGATTCAAGTTGATGTTGGCTAAGATCAAGGTTGGTCATAGTGCTTTTCTACCAAAAATTGCTCATAGTATGCTTATTCTGTCTAATAATTTTTGAAAAGGAAAGGCTTTTTTTTAATCCTATAACATGTTAATTCTTAGTTGAACTTGGGAGATTTTCCAACATAATTTTCTTGATTTCCATAGCAATGACACAAATTTGTTGCTTAGAACGTCCACACAAATTGTTCTCAAAGCTAATTTATCTTGTAAATATGTTTATGCAGAGGGGTGGATTGATCAGGCAAGAGCTTGCGAAGTTGAAGAAAGAGAATCCAGCCTGAAGTTCTCATTTTTGTTATCAAAATTCTGCAAGTTGTTTTGGAATATTATCCATTTGGTTTCCTTTTCACATAGAGATCGAGAACAGTTTTTTAGGTTTCTTTCTATATATGACAGTTTTGTAGTGATTGTGCAACCTAAACATGACAAAATTCTTGTGCTTCCTTTTTTTCTTATGTTGATTTCATCGAGTATTTACAATCCTTGGTTGCTTCTGGTATCTGCAATGCATAGTATTTTAGCTTGTCAAACTACTCGTGCTTTTTCTTCAGATGTGCTTCATCCTTGAAATGGATTTATAGCCCTGTATCCGGATTTTGCTGATGGGCTAACATGTACATTCCAGTGCATGAATTGAAGTACTATACATATGAGGCTGTGATCGTGGTAGAGTTTCTCGTCAGAGGAATGTGTCATCTGTTTAATCTATGTAAGCAATGATGATTGCAATTCAAAATTATAGTGGAATATTAGGGAAGAGTATTCAATATTAAAATCTAGCCGCTAATGAGATTTTTTAGAGAAAGTTCAAAGTTTGCAAAAGAGGCAGCTAAGTGCAAGCCGACAAGGCATTGCAAGTTGCGAAAGCCAATACGGCAATACCCAACAGGAAGCCAAATGCCCTGCAAATTGCAGCGAGAAGCCAAATAGAAAGGAGAAAGCCAAACAGGGGAAGACTGAAGAGAGGGGGACGCGTGAGGACCCAAAATTGATTTAAAGGCTCAGCGgcatagaaattttttttttaagggtaGGTCATACGTAATGTAGTATAGATAGGTGctcaaaattgaagaaaaaaccaaattaattaaaattttaaaataaacttaaacCATTTAAGCTGAAAACCAAACTGATTCAATTGaattgattcaattcaatttttcgAGTTAAAGCGGAATTCAGTGGTCACTTCTTCAGTATAAAATGCAGGAGTCCAGAGAATCAGAAATAAATCCATTCCAAGGGGAAAGCCCACTGCCTGCATTGAAAGCAAATTCATAAGGGAAATGCTAACAACAGCTATATTCACAATCACAACGGTACTGATCAACTGGCTCTAATGTTCAaaagaatttctttttcttaatgTAATTCTTATCAGTGAGGTTCTAAAACaccaaaaataaaagtgaaaacTTATAATCATTTCACTTCCTTCCCAGTAAAACCATTCAAGCTGACGATTCATTGAgctcaaaagaagaaaaaaagttcTGAAAAAATCCAATCAAGTCTGCATAATCTTTGATAGTTCAAACGTTTCAGATTACAATGAGGGCCAAGTTCACATTAACTTTTAAGTCTACAAGACAACTGAATATATAAAAAAGCCAGTCATGCCATTAGACAAAAGCTAAAGACCCAAGAAAGGTTCTGAAAGTGGAAGATGACTTATATATATCAATGAAAACCAACACGAACCAGCAAGTCCAAAAGGATTAAAAAGCTCTTTACAACAACTGTACAAAAACCAATTCTGCAATCTACAATGTTACGAGAGAGCCAGCTTCTATGTGGGGTCGGTATCCATCAATGGAGAACTGATCTGTAACAATTAATCACCATATCAGAATTAATCAGTTAActggaagtcaagaagagtaatttaCAGAAACAATTCACCATAAGAACACAGCAATTAACCACGAATGTATAGAAATCAATTGTTGAGCAACATGGTTAATGTCACGTTTTTTTCCTCAATAGGAATTGAAGAAACATATCTGTAAAATTTCACAACCTAAATGTGCAAAAACAAGAGAAGCTTGTGGCTTCCTCACCAAGAATTTCAAAAGTATTCACATTGTCAAGTACTTGGCTTCTTCTCATTGGTCTTGCTTCGGAAGGGTGATAACAAGGAGAAATGGCGAGAAGCTGCACCAGAATTGTACATTTTAGTAACAAATGAAATTTAAGAACACTCAGAAAATGGTATTGAATAGTGAGAGCTTACTCTTTTGAGGAGTAGTACTAGCAGTAGGCGTTTCATCTTGAGAGATAAGGTTCTTCAACGTATGAACTGGTGATGACAACCAAATATTAAGGTCAGCTTGCAGGGTAAATATACCAATCATGATTTAAAGCCCTCACTAAAAGGTATCCACCAACATAAATTTCATCTTTAAAACGGTTTAAATTTCAGAACTAGTGTGCAAACTTCATTTATGCATACAGAATTAACTGATACAACCCATTTCTGTTAGTGTGAACATTGTCAGGCAATCAGGACAGTTTATTGATTGTATtcgcaagaaaaaaaaaaaaaaacacaaaacttTCAGGGTTCTCAATTAGTAAgccataaaagaaaagaacataCATCATGAACATTAGCATGTGAGGTGCACCTATTCATTTACAAGTTATACAAACCTGAAACATGCAAGTCATCTCTTATTTCAAGTCATTCTACccaaacatatataacataatgcaattttttactgatttcactTGTCAGGAGACAAGTTTAGAGATGACCATCATGTGACCCCAGTAGAGGGTGAAATATGTTTGATAACATAATAATCACATTTGTCAACTAATGCATGCACAATTAGCTAGTTACATTTACCGGACCTTACAAGCAGTTCCTAGAGTTATCTTTTATCTTCCATTCATCAGAGATCACAAGGGAGGGAGTATAATGCTTTTACCTTCACTAGAGGAAGCAATGTTCGAAAAACCATCATCTGTCTCTGAACCATTTAGACTGCCATTATCAAATTCAACATTGCGCTCGCTGGTAGTATGGCTCTTTTTACCGAACTTCAGAAGCCGTCTAAACCCTTTTGATGATTCCTTCAACTGAGGCTTATCTAGGGCTTCAGGAATCTTTTCTAGTTTCAAGCCTTTAGGATCAGATATATGAACTTTGAGAGATTCCACATGTGTTGTTGACTGTAAGCTTGTTGGAGGTGCTTTGCCATACTCTGAATTCCCAGTACATGGATCTTCAAGAGAAGAGACTCGAGCAAAAGGAGCTTGGTATGGTTTTTCACCAAAGGCAATGCTTGAATGCTTTGCCAATTCCTTCTCCACATTACCTGCATTTTCAGTTGTAGCCTAACAGCACAAAAGTTTCACAcaaaaaatcaaatgataaggCAAGTTTCTGCTACAGCCAAAAAGAATTGATCAATTGTTTTCTGCAGATCCAAAATTCTTGACATTTaaaagaaattcaaagaaaagaataGAAATTCTAATCTCTCATCTACATAAGAGAAATGATAAGAAAAGGGATAAACTATTTTGGTGACTATAACTTCAGTAATTATACTGACTCGCAACTACTATAGGATTCTGGTTAATTCAAGTGGCACCACACAAGAAGCTTTCAACTGTAGGTACTATGTTTCAATGGTAAAATGATAGCATATCAATCATCAGAGTATAAAATATGAAAGTCTTCCAATAATCTATTGGAACTATATCATAGTTCAAAATCATTAGGGGTGCGTACAGTGGCATAAAATTTCAAGATGCATTATGCGCTGAAATAATGTTAAGAGTATAGGTGTCAAGCACATAATAACTACATGAATAAACATAACTGAGGAGATGCCCATTTTTAAGAACTTACTGACCTACCTTAATTGTATTGGGTAGCACTTCTAAATGGGGTTCACTGGGTTCTATGTCAACCCCATCCACTGTAAGTGGTGAAACTGGTGCTCGGATTGCTGCATAATTTGGTAGAGTCTCAGCTTTCTCTCCTATTATATAGTTGCTAGAGTTCCCTTTTTCAGGTTCCATTTTTTCTTCTGATGTGTGTGCTGCAGGAACTGACGGCTTTTCACATTCTAGCATCACAACAGTCTTCTCAACTATTGGATTGTCATCTCCATCACTATGATTTGACCTTGTATGTCCACTCCTTGTCAGTTCAGCACCTCCAGTGGTACTAGACTTGCTTCCATTCATCTTCTGGGGTCTTTCTTTCACAGATGATTTGGTTTGAGGAACTTCAGGTTGTTTTGTGGTTCTAATCTTCAGTTCTGGCAGAGATGCAGTCATGTTTTTATCATGGTTCATGATTGCAGATATTTTCTTGCTCTCAGGTTCATTTGATACTTTTGGCTTTGTTACTGGATTTGTGTTTCGTGGCTTAACTGAGGAAACATGATTGCTGTTAATAATTTTAGGTTCTGATAATCTTCTAACTCTGGCCATGGATGCCTTTGCATCAGGTGTTATACTACCATTCTCTTTCTTTGGTTCAGGCAATGATGATACTGACCGGCTTAACCTATTTCCTGCAGAGTTACTGCTGGTACTCAATTTATTGGTTTTAGAACCTTTTAGAGAATCACTAGATCCTGCAGAGACAGTTTTGATCGGGAACCTTTGTAGAGGTGACACTGATCCAGGCTCGGAATCACTAAACTTTGATCCTTTATAGGAGCTTGGGGAAAGTTTTGTTGGCAAATGTTTCCTGGTTTGATGTGAAGACAGTTGAGCAGGAATGGAACTGCCTCTCGCAGCAATCCTCTTTTGCCTCTCTAACTTCAAAGCTTCTAGACGCTTTTTCTCCTCGTCTTCctataatataaaagaaaaaagagaaaacaggtttaagaaaaaataaataaacaaatgatATTCAaagattttatataatttttaaaccattcaTCTGGTAAAACAAAGTGTCTTCGAAAAGAAAAAAGGTGTGGCACAAAGTGTTTCGACTCTCAATCTGGAGGTAAGTATATCAGTAAAAGGACAGAAAATGTACCTTctctttcttcattttctgGAGATCAGCCTTGAAGGATCTAAGCCTCTCAGCTCGTGCCTTGGCGTCATCCAAAGGACTCAATTTTGAAGGTTTCGCTTTTCTGATTGGTCCCACTGTCTTCTTCTTATCTGATGTATCTGGAATCAGTCTTGATTTCTGGTCCTTGTCTACCTTTTTGGTGCCTTTCTTGATGCCTGCCACCACATCCTTATTTTTCTTATCCAATGAAGAATTGTTTTCAGTGCGAACCTGCGTATCATAATCTAAAGCAGGATCATAACCAACTGTCCCCTTTTCTGTCCCACGCTCAGGCAACAAACTTAAATCATCTGGCTCATATTTGACTTGGTTTCCCACCCTGTTAGATAAGTTTTCCACTTTTGATGAAGGGAACTCGGAGTCTATGTCAATTGCATGTCTTCCATCAGCTCCAACTTGATCTACTGAGACTGACCTCAATGAAACCACATAGGAATCATCATCCATATTACGTGATGAATGGTCTAAACCTTTGTCTGGATGCACGAACCCATTTACAGCCAATGGATCTGTTGAACTCATATAACCAGATTGGTTTTGTTGTCTGTTTATCATAAAATCATCATTTGTTGACCTCCTATATCTACCTTTCCTTGCATCTACTTCTGCAGGTTGTATATCAATTGTACCATCCATGAAGGTTCCACTACCACTAGATTGACCTATTCTTCTGGACATCAATGATTCATCATTTGATGCCTTAGTGTTGCGAGCCAAGTTCCCACTGATCATCTGCATATCCGTCATGTTCCCTTCTTGATCATCCTCTAAATCTCGTCCATCATAAACTAAAGGATCATGACCTGCATTATTTTGTCTTCTTCGGACTTGAACCTCCTTTTCCattgcaaacatacctttgtccacAGCATGTTCAGCTTCATCTGCACCTTTTAGTAAATAACTTTGAAAAGCCTGCCAGTGTCCACCATCTGTCTCATTCCCGTGAGTTGTTCCTTCCATGTATGATGAATCTAACTTGTCTACAGATTTAGTATGGGATCCTTTCCTCTTTGAGGATCTCAGAGAATCCTTATGCTTGCTACTCGAAGTAGTCAGAGAGCAATCTCCGTCTTCCTCGTCAGTTTCAGAACCAGAAGCTGCTTGTGATTCACTACCGGAAGATTCCTGCCTCTTTGAAGTGATAAAGTTTATGTTCCGAATAACAACCTTGCCAGATTGCTTTCTACTTGATCGACTAGATTTTCTTCCTGATTCTGTTTCCAACCCCTCAGTTTCAGTGTCAGAGTTGCCATTCCCACTATCCATTGAATGCCTTCTTTGTCCTTTTCTTTGACCAGCACTAAGTCTAGTATCTTCCCCTGATGGAATTGGTGTCTGAAAAAATGGGCTGTTTCCTGGATAGTTCTGATAGTAAGGAATACCTTGCATAGGATATCCCTGAAAGACAGGCAATGCACCAGGTGGAGAATGAATAGGCCAATGAGGGAACATGGGATTAGGAAACTGGCCTTGAAAATATTCTTGCTGGCTTGGAGATGATTGTTGATCCATTTGAGGCTTTTCATCTGgtgcaaaaataataataataataatgtaataattcaattgatttttgaagcaggaaa
The genomic region above belongs to Manihot esculenta cultivar AM560-2 chromosome 3, M.esculenta_v8, whole genome shotgun sequence and contains:
- the LOC110610441 gene encoding 60S ribosomal protein L14-1; amino-acid sequence: MPFKRYVEIGRVALVNYGKDYGKLVVIVDVIDQNRALVDAPDMVRSQMNFKRLSLTDIKIDINRVPKKKNLIEAMEKADVKNKWENSSWGRKLIVQKRRGALNDFDRFKLMLAKIKRGGLIRQELAKLKKENPA
- the LOC110612194 gene encoding COP1-interacting protein 7 isoform X1 — its product is MKSSSRLDSAVFQLTPTRTRCDLVLSANGKTEKIASGLINPFLAHLKTARDQMAKGGYSIILEPEPGNDATWFTRGTVERFVRFVSTPEILERVYALESEILQIEEAIAIQSNNEIGLNMQVEDHLAKPVEHIEGSRALLDSNEEKAIVLYKPGAHPPEANGSTAQEGNSKVQLMKVLETRKTVLQKEQGMAFARAVAAGFDIDHMTPLMSFAETFGASRLMDACVRFLDLWKRKHETGQWVEIEAAEATSSRSDFSAMTASGIILSSAINKQWPEATDSNGKADEKPQMDQQSSPSQQEYFQGQFPNPMFPHWPIHSPPGALPVFQGYPMQGIPYYQNYPGNSPFFQTPIPSGEDTRLSAGQRKGQRRHSMDSGNGNSDTETEGLETESGRKSSRSSRKQSGKVVIRNINFITSKRQESSGSESQAASGSETDEEDGDCSLTTSSSKHKDSLRSSKRKGSHTKSVDKLDSSYMEGTTHGNETDGGHWQAFQSYLLKGADEAEHAVDKGMFAMEKEVQVRRRQNNAGHDPLVYDGRDLEDDQEGNMTDMQMISGNLARNTKASNDESLMSRRIGQSSGSGTFMDGTIDIQPAEVDARKGRYRRSTNDDFMINRQQNQSGYMSSTDPLAVNGFVHPDKGLDHSSRNMDDDSYVVSLRSVSVDQVGADGRHAIDIDSEFPSSKVENLSNRVGNQVKYEPDDLSLLPERGTEKGTVGYDPALDYDTQVRTENNSSLDKKNKDVVAGIKKGTKKVDKDQKSRLIPDTSDKKKTVGPIRKAKPSKLSPLDDAKARAERLRSFKADLQKMKKEKEDEEKKRLEALKLERQKRIAARGSSIPAQLSSHQTRKHLPTKLSPSSYKGSKFSDSEPGSVSPLQRFPIKTVSAGSSDSLKGSKTNKLSTSSNSAGNRLSRSVSSLPEPKKENGSITPDAKASMARVRRLSEPKIINSNHVSSVKPRNTNPVTKPKVSNEPESKKISAIMNHDKNMTASLPELKIRTTKQPEVPQTKSSVKERPQKMNGSKSSTTGGAELTRSGHTRSNHSDGDDNPIVEKTVVMLECEKPSVPAAHTSEEKMEPEKGNSSNYIIGEKAETLPNYAAIRAPVSPLTVDGVDIEPSEPHLEVLPNTIKATTENAGNVEKELAKHSSIAFGEKPYQAPFARVSSLEDPCTGNSEYGKAPPTSLQSTTHVESLKVHISDPKGLKLEKIPEALDKPQLKESSKGFRRLLKFGKKSHTTSERNVEFDNGSLNGSETDDGFSNIASSSEVHTLKNLISQDETPTASTTPQKTSRHFSLLSPFRSKTNEKKPST
- the LOC110612194 gene encoding COP1-interacting protein 7 isoform X2, with translation MKSSSRLDSAVFQLTPTRTRCDLVLSANGKTEKIASGLINPFLAHLKTARDQMAKGGYSIILEPEPGNDATWFTRGTVERFVRFVSTPEILERVYALESEILQIEEAIAIQSNNEIGLNMVEDHLAKPVEHIEGSRALLDSNEEKAIVLYKPGAHPPEANGSTAQEGNSKVQLMKVLETRKTVLQKEQGMAFARAVAAGFDIDHMTPLMSFAETFGASRLMDACVRFLDLWKRKHETGQWVEIEAAEATSSRSDFSAMTASGIILSSAINKQWPEATDSNGKADEKPQMDQQSSPSQQEYFQGQFPNPMFPHWPIHSPPGALPVFQGYPMQGIPYYQNYPGNSPFFQTPIPSGEDTRLSAGQRKGQRRHSMDSGNGNSDTETEGLETESGRKSSRSSRKQSGKVVIRNINFITSKRQESSGSESQAASGSETDEEDGDCSLTTSSSKHKDSLRSSKRKGSHTKSVDKLDSSYMEGTTHGNETDGGHWQAFQSYLLKGADEAEHAVDKGMFAMEKEVQVRRRQNNAGHDPLVYDGRDLEDDQEGNMTDMQMISGNLARNTKASNDESLMSRRIGQSSGSGTFMDGTIDIQPAEVDARKGRYRRSTNDDFMINRQQNQSGYMSSTDPLAVNGFVHPDKGLDHSSRNMDDDSYVVSLRSVSVDQVGADGRHAIDIDSEFPSSKVENLSNRVGNQVKYEPDDLSLLPERGTEKGTVGYDPALDYDTQVRTENNSSLDKKNKDVVAGIKKGTKKVDKDQKSRLIPDTSDKKKTVGPIRKAKPSKLSPLDDAKARAERLRSFKADLQKMKKEKEDEEKKRLEALKLERQKRIAARGSSIPAQLSSHQTRKHLPTKLSPSSYKGSKFSDSEPGSVSPLQRFPIKTVSAGSSDSLKGSKTNKLSTSSNSAGNRLSRSVSSLPEPKKENGSITPDAKASMARVRRLSEPKIINSNHVSSVKPRNTNPVTKPKVSNEPESKKISAIMNHDKNMTASLPELKIRTTKQPEVPQTKSSVKERPQKMNGSKSSTTGGAELTRSGHTRSNHSDGDDNPIVEKTVVMLECEKPSVPAAHTSEEKMEPEKGNSSNYIIGEKAETLPNYAAIRAPVSPLTVDGVDIEPSEPHLEVLPNTIKATTENAGNVEKELAKHSSIAFGEKPYQAPFARVSSLEDPCTGNSEYGKAPPTSLQSTTHVESLKVHISDPKGLKLEKIPEALDKPQLKESSKGFRRLLKFGKKSHTTSERNVEFDNGSLNGSETDDGFSNIASSSEVHTLKNLISQDETPTASTTPQKTSRHFSLLSPFRSKTNEKKPST